DNA from Lactobacillus sp. ESL0791:
ATTAAAAATGAAGCACCCTTATATAAGAAGTACTTCATTTTTAATTATTCACAGGCTAGCCTTGTCCGCCAACAAACTGCTCATGGCCTTGGTCAAAAATCGTTACCGTGAAAGTTGAACCTTTCCCTGGAGTGGAAGCAACCGTGATTGTGCCTCCATGCTGCTTAACTAGCGACGAAACGATCGCTAATCCGAGACCTGATTCACCGGTCCCCCGTGCCCGAGAAGGATCCGCCTTGAAAAAGCGTTCAAAAATATACTTAACCTGATCCTGACTCATCCCGATCCCATTATCCGTAACGGAAACGATTGTGCAGTGCTTGCCCCGTTTGCCTTTGATAATGATTTCCCCATTTTGGGTAAACTGAATTGCGTTTTGGATTAAGTTAACCAGAATTTGAGTAAAACGGTCGCGATCTGCATAAATAGGCAAGTCATCCGGTAAGTCAAAGCACAACTCATCATTGGCCTTTTTGGCATTAGGCTCCAGCTGCAGTTTAATATCTTTTAGCAGGTTATTAGCATTGAAGACGGTTTTCACCAGCATGATCTGGTTATTGCGGATCTTTTCATAATCAAGATTTTCATTGACCAGCCGAATCAGACGCTTGGTTTCGCGCCGCATCAGCGCAATTGATTTGGGCTTAGCTTCCTCTGGAATAGCATCATACTGCAGTCCCTCCAAAATCCCGTTAATTGTCGTTAGCGGCGTCCGCATCTCATGGGCTGCATCGGCCATAAATTGGTCGCGCCTTTTTTCCTGCGTTTTAATTTCCGTATCAGATTTTTTCAGGGCAACGACCATCTGGTTAAAATTATCCGCCAACTGGTCAATTTCATCTTTGCCCTGATTGGACTGAATTTTAACATCAAAATCTCCTGCCGCGACTTTTTTTGTGGCACGGGACAAACGTTTGATTTTATTAGTTG
Protein-coding regions in this window:
- a CDS encoding HAMP domain-containing sensor histidine kinase, with amino-acid sequence MKLLYQHLLSFLFLIIISVSIIGYSEINYITEQVYAQNYKKMEDYASSVGKIALTEDRTGALVFNSAFLDQLQFVLHSDDLHIRMFDSQNEQIYPKAGPDLRLSKRVFDLVTGGREIRIKNNNQDGSSFGRTKDAYTGVLIPWTNGKKVLGVIWVGSRVKNVEQSINMAKRNLVNALVITLIIGLLLSFLLSYYSTNKIKRLSRATKKVAAGDFDVKIQSNQGKDEIDQLADNFNQMVVALKKSDTEIKTQEKRRDQFMADAAHEMRTPLTTINGILEGLQYDAIPEEAKPKSIALMRRETKRLIRLVNENLDYEKIRNNQIMLVKTVFNANNLLKDIKLQLEPNAKKANDELCFDLPDDLPIYADRDRFTQILVNLIQNAIQFTQNGEIIIKGKRGKHCTIVSVTDNGIGMSQDQVKYIFERFFKADPSRARGTGESGLGLAIVSSLVKQHGGTITVASTPGKGSTFTVTIFDQGHEQFVGGQG